The following coding sequences lie in one Arachis ipaensis cultivar K30076 chromosome B03, Araip1.1, whole genome shotgun sequence genomic window:
- the LOC107634284 gene encoding S-type anion channel SLAH1-like — MEEMKSSISKILKEFHAGYFRIGLSLCSQALLWKTLINPIQDAHALRRIFTYIPFTAFTLLWSLAFLTLLTLSLLYVLRCLFHFHMVKDEFLDHVGVNYLFAPWISWLLLLQSSPFISSKTNYYHALWWIFSVPIFALDVKIYGQWFTKGKRFLSTVANPASQLSVIGNLVGSQAAANMGWKESAICMFSLGIAHYLVLFVTLYQRLSGNNSLPAMLRPVFFLFFAAPSMASVAWNSICGGFGSACKMLFFLSLFLFLSLVSRPLLFKKSMKKFSVAWWAYSFPLTALALASAEYAQQVKGVMPHAIMLVLSTLSALVLLFLVLVSIFFNTAAKSSPSTTQHDHSSESSNNVVTVNNHV; from the exons ATGGAAGAAATGAAATCTTCCATATCCAAAATTCTGAAAGAATTCCATGCAGGGTACTTCAGGATTGGCCTCTCCCTTTGCAGCCAAGCCTTGTTATGGAAGACCCTCATCAACCCAATCCAAGACGCACACGCTCTTAGACGCATATTTACCTATATACCCTTCACCGCCTTCACTCTTCTCTGGTCACTCGCCTTTCTCACACTCCTCACGCTCTCTCTTCTCTACGTCCTCCGATGTCTTTTCCACTTCCACATGGTTAAGGACGAGTTCCTAGACCATGTCGGAGTTAACTACCTCTTTGCTCCATGGATCTCATGGCTCCTTTTGCTCCAATCATCACCCTTCATTTCTTCCAAAACTAACTACTACCATGCACTCTGGTGGATTTTCTCCGTTCCAATTTTCGCCCTGGATGTCAAGATTTATGGACAGTGGTTTACTAAGGGGAAGAGATTCCTGTCGACCGTGGCGAACCCTGCGAGCCAACTGTCGGTGATAGGGAACTTGGTTGGTTCGCAAGCCGCGGCCAACATGGGATGGAAAGAGAGCGCAATTTGCATGTTCTCTCTTGGCATTGCACATTATTTGGTGCTATTTGTTACTCTTTACCAGAGATTGTCCGGGAACAATAGCCTCCCGGCGATGTTGCGGCCagttttcttcttgttcttcgCCGCGCCGAGCATGGCTAGCGTGGCATGGAACTCTATTTGTGGCGGCTTTGGTAGCGCCTGCAAGATGTTGTtcttcctctccctctttctcttcTTGTCTTTG GTTTCAAGGCCTCTGCTATTCAAAAAATCAATGAAAAAATTCAGTGTGGCATGGTGGGCTTATTCATTTCCCCTCACAGCACTGGCACTGGCTTCAGCAGAGTATGCACAACAAGTTAAAGGGGTTATGCCTCATGCTATTATGTTAGTCTTATCAACACTCTCAGCTTTGGTGTTACTATTCTTAGTACTTGTTTCTATCTTCTTCAACACTGCTGCAAAGTCCTCACCCTCAACAACTCAACATGATCATTCATCAGAAAGTTCTAATAATGTTGTAACCGTCAATAATCATGTTTAG